The following coding sequences lie in one Hyalangium ruber genomic window:
- a CDS encoding vWA domain-containing protein, translating to MGGSLSVALLLVFGAGCASRPSAKSSSPPPVSSSEEVDTGEYLEEVIVTGRATNDSPPRRERPPKKETSAEFSRVAVVNGKPYADMYFKHYGVNPTIDTEEENVSTFSVDVDSASYSLARAYLSRGHLPAEEAIRVEEFINAFNYEYTKPGDAAFGVKVEAFPSPNRRGYHVLHVGLQGRAVTAAERQPADLVFTIDVSGSMEQENRLEMVKRALALLVKQLDERDTIAIVVYGSDARAVLEPTRATERSRIMAAIDSLKPEGSTNVQAGLQVAYAIAARQGREGAIRRIILCSDGVANNGVTNADAIFESVKEHARQGVRLTTVGFGMGNYNDVLMERLAQMGDGQYAYVDEMAEARKLFVEQFTGTLQLIARDVKVQVEFDTAAVSRYRLIGFENRLLKKEEFANDRVDAGDIGAGHTVTALYEVKFRDSQAPSFATLRIRYKDPSTRLEEGTSQEVVQALPTAMVRRSLEAASGPVQLSLVAGLFAEKLRGSYWARNVSYQELLRLWYRLPENIRARDEVTELRNLIQLAQSYDMRGDKFESAGPVANMDFDHLPVSR from the coding sequence ATGGGGGGCTCCCTCTCGGTGGCGCTCCTGCTGGTCTTCGGGGCTGGCTGCGCCAGCAGGCCTTCGGCCAAGAGTTCCAGCCCTCCGCCCGTGAGTTCCTCCGAGGAAGTCGACACGGGGGAGTACCTTGAAGAGGTCATCGTCACGGGAAGGGCGACGAATGACTCTCCCCCACGGAGGGAGCGGCCCCCCAAGAAGGAGACATCCGCGGAATTCTCACGCGTGGCGGTGGTGAACGGCAAGCCGTACGCGGACATGTACTTCAAGCACTACGGGGTGAATCCCACCATCGACACGGAGGAGGAGAACGTCTCCACGTTCTCCGTGGACGTGGACAGCGCGTCCTATTCGCTGGCCCGCGCCTACCTCTCACGCGGCCACCTGCCCGCCGAGGAGGCCATCCGCGTGGAGGAGTTCATCAACGCGTTCAACTATGAGTACACGAAGCCGGGCGACGCGGCCTTCGGGGTGAAGGTGGAGGCGTTCCCCTCGCCCAACCGCCGCGGCTACCATGTGCTGCACGTGGGACTGCAGGGCCGAGCGGTGACCGCAGCCGAGCGCCAGCCCGCCGACCTCGTCTTCACCATCGACGTGTCGGGCTCCATGGAGCAGGAGAACCGGTTGGAGATGGTGAAGCGCGCGCTGGCGCTGCTGGTGAAGCAGCTCGATGAGCGCGACACGATCGCCATCGTCGTGTACGGCTCGGACGCTCGCGCGGTGCTTGAGCCCACGCGCGCCACGGAGCGCTCGCGCATCATGGCGGCCATCGACTCCCTGAAGCCGGAGGGCTCCACCAATGTCCAGGCCGGGCTGCAGGTGGCCTACGCCATCGCGGCACGCCAGGGGCGGGAGGGAGCCATCCGCCGCATCATCCTGTGCTCGGACGGAGTGGCGAACAACGGCGTCACCAACGCGGACGCCATCTTCGAGTCCGTGAAGGAGCACGCACGGCAGGGCGTGCGGCTCACCACCGTGGGCTTTGGGATGGGCAACTACAACGACGTGCTGATGGAGCGACTGGCGCAGATGGGGGATGGCCAGTACGCGTACGTGGATGAGATGGCCGAGGCGCGCAAGCTCTTCGTCGAACAGTTCACGGGCACGCTCCAGCTCATCGCGCGGGACGTGAAGGTGCAGGTCGAGTTCGACACGGCCGCGGTCTCCCGCTACCGGCTCATCGGCTTCGAGAACCGCCTGCTGAAGAAGGAGGAGTTCGCCAACGACCGGGTGGACGCGGGTGACATCGGCGCGGGGCACACCGTGACCGCGCTCTATGAGGTGAAGTTCCGCGACTCCCAGGCGCCCTCCTTCGCCACGCTGCGCATCCGCTACAAGGATCCGTCCACCCGGCTGGAGGAAGGCACGTCCCAAGAGGTGGTCCAGGCGCTACCGACGGCCATGGTCCGCCGGAGCCTGGAGGCGGCATCCGGCCCCGTGCAGCTCTCGCTCGTGGCGGGCCTGTTCGCCGAGAAGCTGCGCGGCTCTTACTGGGCGCGCAACGTGTCCTACCAGGAGCTGCTGCGCCTGTGGTACCGGCTCCCGGAGAACATCCGTGCCCGGGACGAGGTGACCGAGCTGCGCAACCTCATCCAACTGGCCCAGTCCTACGACATGCGCGGGGACAAGTTCGAGAGTGCCGGGCCCGTGGCGAACATGGACTTCGATCACCTGCCCGTGTCGCGGTGA
- a CDS encoding TetR/AcrR family transcriptional regulator: MKTPPRLRLRLQKATFPHTTVPEGTRRRILEVGLQLFASRGFHDTSVRDLAKELELQPSALYAHFPSKDHVLAELVRIGHEALHAALRTALLSAGSHPADQVRALVRAHTHLHATYPQMAVVVNEELYALAPELAAPALALRDQSSALLLEVIARGEEQGVFAPPHSVVTAVAIAAMGLRIPYWFEPSDALDINALADLHAELALRMLGGRTTT, translated from the coding sequence ATGAAAACCCCGCCCCGGTTACGGCTGCGCCTTCAGAAGGCGACTTTTCCTCACACGACGGTGCCCGAGGGCACCCGGCGACGAATCCTGGAGGTGGGGTTGCAGCTCTTCGCCAGCCGGGGGTTTCACGACACGTCGGTTCGGGATCTCGCCAAGGAGCTGGAGCTACAGCCGAGCGCGCTCTACGCGCACTTCCCGTCCAAGGACCATGTCCTCGCGGAGCTCGTTCGGATTGGTCATGAGGCGCTGCACGCCGCGCTGCGCACGGCGCTGTTGAGCGCGGGCAGCCATCCGGCCGATCAGGTGCGAGCGCTCGTTCGGGCTCACACCCATCTCCATGCGACGTATCCGCAGATGGCCGTGGTGGTGAACGAAGAGCTCTACGCGCTGGCTCCCGAGCTCGCCGCACCCGCGCTGGCACTGCGGGACCAGTCCTCCGCGCTCCTGCTCGAGGTCATCGCGCGAGGAGAAGAACAGGGTGTGTTTGCCCCGCCGCACTCTGTCGTTACCGCGGTGGCGATCGCCGCGATGGGACTGCGCATCCCGTACTGGTTCGAGCCCAGTGACGCGCTCGACATCAACGCCCTCGCCGACCTCCATGCCGAGCTGGCACTCCGAATGCTGGGAGGCCGTACCACGACGTGA
- a CDS encoding transglycosylase SLT domain-containing protein: MDVHTQERSIEDLRIALQGRRSPAAQQLRLAIEATPRQPAETLRLAVLLQQDPLFAPYGLQLEAANSRTSAREFILLGKHAEALEAAQKALTLFQRASDNCPSPLAVRKLPEELGRTQSVAGEAYHGQQQWAEAQRTYESAFAHFAASGLLKSFLPETLGRYAEACARQVPPSKTRGVALSPSCLEWLRRFVQLEGQSSPKAQAIAKHVALKALGDLRPPASARTPAPSAALDTQAFAQAMDLYRARKFEQASSAFQALPETYPTSPHVLRSRYWRGRSLAQSKKPKEAKQVFQALVEDAPLTYYGLLAALASGEDLQARIASLTPKASTRDPVLTQCEFTRVERAEHFLSEGMGTSAAEELQGLATREVARFGSSFLLYLAMLHSEAGDDPVTFLAVSELLRRKHPSALTPFTLRLLFPPRHLELVQKYATEHQLEPALVLSVMKQESSFRPTAVSDQGAVGLMQLLPSTAEEMEKGIGKQLSQVEPNIRVGTKYLRKLLNHFCGNRALALAGYNAGMRKVANWRKQGLVQDELIDFIEALPVRETRDYVSQIIRNHYWYSSRVIDTKPLPMEHFWSSGASAKTQKGRCPP; this comes from the coding sequence GTGGACGTACACACCCAGGAGCGCTCCATCGAGGACCTGCGAATCGCGCTGCAGGGACGTCGCTCTCCGGCCGCCCAGCAGCTTCGCCTGGCGATCGAGGCCACACCCCGCCAGCCCGCGGAGACGCTGCGGTTGGCGGTACTCCTTCAGCAAGACCCGCTCTTCGCCCCTTATGGCTTGCAACTGGAGGCCGCGAACTCGCGCACCTCGGCGAGGGAATTCATCCTCCTGGGCAAACACGCAGAGGCGCTGGAGGCCGCGCAGAAGGCGCTCACGCTCTTCCAGCGGGCCTCCGATAACTGTCCGTCCCCACTCGCGGTGAGAAAGCTGCCCGAGGAACTCGGACGCACCCAGTCCGTGGCCGGAGAGGCCTACCACGGGCAGCAGCAATGGGCCGAAGCGCAGCGGACTTACGAGAGCGCGTTCGCCCACTTCGCAGCCAGCGGGTTGCTGAAGAGCTTCCTCCCGGAGACGCTCGGTCGCTATGCGGAGGCCTGCGCCCGGCAGGTGCCACCCTCAAAGACACGGGGCGTGGCGCTGTCTCCGTCCTGCCTGGAGTGGCTGCGCCGGTTCGTCCAGTTGGAGGGGCAGAGCTCGCCCAAGGCCCAGGCGATCGCGAAACACGTCGCCCTCAAGGCACTCGGAGACCTCCGCCCGCCCGCCTCGGCGCGGACACCCGCCCCCAGCGCGGCCCTGGACACCCAGGCGTTCGCGCAGGCGATGGACCTCTACCGCGCCCGGAAATTCGAGCAGGCCTCCTCCGCATTCCAGGCGTTGCCGGAGACCTACCCCACGTCGCCTCACGTCCTTCGCTCCCGCTACTGGCGAGGCCGCTCGCTCGCCCAAAGCAAGAAGCCCAAGGAGGCCAAGCAGGTCTTCCAGGCGCTCGTGGAGGACGCGCCGCTCACCTATTACGGCCTGCTGGCGGCGCTGGCCTCGGGTGAGGACCTGCAAGCCAGGATTGCCTCTCTCACTCCGAAGGCGTCGACGCGCGATCCCGTCCTCACGCAGTGCGAGTTCACACGCGTGGAGCGAGCCGAGCACTTCCTGAGCGAGGGAATGGGGACCTCCGCCGCGGAGGAGCTCCAGGGGCTGGCGACCCGCGAAGTGGCACGGTTCGGCTCCTCCTTTCTGCTGTATCTCGCGATGCTGCACTCGGAGGCTGGCGATGACCCGGTGACGTTCCTGGCCGTGTCGGAGTTGCTCCGACGCAAGCACCCCAGCGCGCTCACGCCCTTCACGCTTCGGCTGCTGTTCCCGCCGAGGCACCTGGAGCTGGTCCAGAAGTACGCGACCGAGCACCAGCTGGAACCCGCCCTCGTGCTGAGCGTGATGAAGCAGGAGTCCTCCTTCAGGCCCACGGCGGTGTCCGATCAAGGAGCCGTCGGGCTGATGCAGCTCTTGCCGAGCACCGCCGAGGAGATGGAGAAGGGAATCGGCAAGCAGCTCTCGCAGGTGGAGCCCAATATCCGGGTCGGGACGAAGTACCTGCGCAAGCTGCTCAACCATTTCTGCGGCAACCGCGCCCTCGCGCTCGCGGGCTACAACGCCGGCATGAGGAAGGTCGCCAACTGGAGGAAGCAGGGCCTCGTCCAAGACGAGCTCATCGACTTCATCGAAGCCCTGCCGGTTCGGGAAACGCGCGACTACGTGTCCCAGATCATCCGCAACCACTACTGGTACTCATCGCGGGTCATCGACACGAAGCCGCTGCCGATGGAGCACTTCTGGAGCTCGGGCGCCTCGGCCAAGACCCAGAAGGGGCGCTGCCCTCCCTAG
- a CDS encoding AI-2E family transporter has product MATAQGARRVFVGLILLSIALVLLVISPFFEAFFLAAVLAGAFHGLQTRLTRRLRGRGGVAAGLICLGIVLALLVPLAALTTFIVSQIIEGVNFISTTVQQRGLEGLVTYVPGPLKGHASRMLESFQAGSAGMWQTVQEQLSSRGATAAQTVGGVMAATGSLIFQTVMMLIALYFLLLDGPRLVKWLESVSPLKRGQTTELLLEFRSVTRSVLVSSIATAGVQAVAALAGYLIARVPVPIFFAAITFVFALIPAVGAAVVCLAASLLLLATGHPVAAIFLAAWGIIVVGLSDNVVKPLLVKRGMHMHGVIIFFALLGGLAIFGPIGLLLGPLSVAFFLAVLRIYERDYGRSSPRPGDPATPPQNQPTVDKGEGWEPSGIILDSRGEERHSH; this is encoded by the coding sequence ATGGCCACCGCACAAGGAGCCCGGCGGGTCTTCGTCGGGCTCATCCTCCTATCCATTGCTCTGGTATTGCTGGTCATCTCGCCCTTCTTCGAGGCCTTCTTCCTGGCCGCGGTGCTGGCCGGAGCCTTCCATGGCCTGCAGACGCGGCTGACACGGCGCTTGCGTGGGAGGGGAGGGGTGGCCGCCGGCCTCATCTGCCTCGGCATCGTCCTGGCGCTGCTGGTGCCGCTGGCGGCCCTCACCACCTTCATCGTGTCCCAGATCATCGAAGGGGTGAACTTCATCTCCACCACGGTGCAGCAACGAGGGCTGGAGGGACTGGTGACCTACGTCCCGGGCCCCTTGAAGGGCCATGCCTCCCGGATGCTGGAGAGCTTCCAGGCGGGGAGCGCCGGCATGTGGCAGACCGTGCAGGAGCAGTTGAGCTCCCGAGGTGCCACCGCCGCCCAGACGGTGGGCGGAGTGATGGCGGCCACTGGCTCGTTGATCTTCCAGACCGTGATGATGCTCATCGCGCTCTACTTCCTGCTGCTGGACGGACCGCGGCTCGTCAAGTGGCTGGAGAGCGTGTCTCCCCTCAAGCGGGGGCAGACGACGGAGTTGCTGCTCGAGTTCCGCAGCGTCACCCGGTCGGTGCTGGTGTCCAGCATCGCCACCGCGGGAGTGCAGGCTGTGGCCGCGCTGGCGGGCTATCTCATCGCCCGCGTGCCCGTACCCATCTTCTTCGCGGCCATCACCTTCGTCTTCGCGCTCATCCCCGCCGTGGGCGCCGCGGTGGTGTGCCTGGCCGCCTCCCTGTTGCTGCTCGCCACCGGCCACCCCGTGGCGGCCATCTTCCTGGCGGCCTGGGGCATCATCGTGGTGGGGCTCTCGGACAACGTGGTCAAGCCGCTGCTGGTCAAGCGTGGCATGCACATGCACGGGGTCATCATCTTCTTCGCCCTGCTGGGAGGCCTGGCCATCTTCGGTCCCATCGGACTGCTCCTAGGGCCGCTCAGCGTGGCCTTCTTCCTCGCCGTGCTGCGCATCTACGAGCGCGACTACGGCCGTTCCTCTCCCCGCCCAGGAGACCCTGCCACGCCGCCGCAGAACCAGCCCACCGTGGACAAGGGCGAGGGATGGGAGCCCTCTGGCATCATTCTGGATTCACGAGGTGAGGAGCGGCACTCCCATTAG
- a CDS encoding carbonic anhydrase yields the protein MDNAQAALERLKEGNRRFVNHLRSAEVLLSQLRRGELVKGQKPFAIVLGCSDSRVPAEIVFDQGLGDLFVIRVAGNIVAPSQVGSVEFAAEAFGTRLVVVMGHTSCGAIDVTLDVIENPQAPRSPNLLSIVDRVRPSIESLVHTELAKDRSRLIREAVRANVRASVNHLRHGSRMLEKLVLEDGLRVVGAEYSLESGEVDFFES from the coding sequence ATGGATAACGCGCAGGCGGCGTTGGAGCGGCTCAAGGAAGGCAACCGGCGGTTCGTCAATCACCTGCGGAGCGCCGAGGTGTTGCTAAGCCAGCTGCGCCGGGGCGAGCTGGTGAAGGGCCAGAAGCCCTTCGCCATCGTCCTGGGCTGCTCGGACTCGCGGGTGCCCGCGGAGATCGTCTTCGACCAGGGGTTGGGAGACCTCTTCGTCATCCGCGTGGCGGGCAACATCGTGGCCCCCTCCCAGGTGGGCAGCGTCGAGTTCGCCGCCGAGGCCTTCGGCACCCGGCTCGTGGTGGTGATGGGTCACACCTCCTGTGGCGCCATCGACGTCACCCTCGACGTCATCGAGAACCCCCAAGCTCCGCGCTCACCCAACCTGCTGTCCATCGTGGACCGCGTCCGGCCCTCCATCGAGAGCCTGGTGCATACCGAGCTGGCGAAGGACCGCTCCCGTCTCATTCGCGAGGCGGTGCGTGCCAACGTGCGTGCCTCGGTCAACCACCTGCGGCACGGCTCGCGCATGCTCGAGAAGCTGGTGCTGGAGGACGGGCTGCGCGTCGTCGGAGCGGAGTACAGCCTGGAGAGCGGCGAGGTGGACTTCTTCGAGTCCTGA
- a CDS encoding NADAR family protein yields the protein MADEQRRFTFFWRSESPFSQWYPSRFVVEGKPFMCAEQYMMHGKAVLFGDLEVARRILASESPKTHKALGRKVRGFDDQVWKRERERIVYEGNHAKFTQSDELLKALLATAGTELVEASPLDRIWGVGLSAEDPRIQDPSLWRGQNLLGKVLTRLREDLQGKA from the coding sequence ATGGCTGATGAGCAGCGCAGGTTCACCTTCTTCTGGCGCTCGGAGTCCCCCTTCTCTCAGTGGTACCCGTCGCGGTTCGTGGTGGAGGGCAAGCCGTTCATGTGCGCTGAGCAGTACATGATGCATGGCAAGGCGGTGTTGTTCGGAGACCTGGAGGTGGCCAGGCGCATCCTGGCCAGCGAGTCTCCTAAGACGCACAAGGCGCTGGGACGCAAGGTGCGAGGCTTCGATGACCAGGTGTGGAAGCGCGAGCGGGAGCGCATCGTCTATGAAGGCAACCACGCCAAGTTTACCCAGAGTGACGAGCTGCTGAAGGCGCTGCTGGCCACGGCGGGCACGGAGTTGGTGGAGGCCAGCCCCCTGGATCGCATCTGGGGTGTGGGGCTCTCGGCGGAGGATCCTCGCATTCAGGATCCCTCGCTTTGGCGGGGGCAGAACCTGCTGGGGAAGGTGCTCACGCGTCTGCGGGAGGACCTTCAGGGCAAAGCCTAG
- a CDS encoding alpha/beta hydrolase family esterase: MKRNAGAFARTGVLLLVLFTLVGGVPAYAGSWVHGTYTNIWGTRGFQLWVPTGYQPGQALPLVVGLHGCLQNPDQFAGLSRLNQKADAEKFLVLYPNQSTLANGTQCWNFMLSSNQERGIGEPSIIVGMVGWVKSHYSVDSRRVYVGGVSAGAVMTSILLACHSDVFAAGMVGAGAMYKAATTASGSVYAMAFGSIYDPDDRGYDAWSCSGRQRRQVPVLVIHGTEDSVVNPINGEQTVQQFLRTNDYGDDGSDNDSVRYAATRVGYGSVPGGRNYIVKDYVYGGKLLVQQYEIHGMDHAWPGGDAAYPFADPSGPDATTIMWDFLKQHSR, translated from the coding sequence ATGAAGCGGAATGCTGGCGCTTTCGCGCGTACCGGTGTGTTGCTGCTCGTGCTCTTCACACTCGTGGGAGGAGTCCCGGCCTACGCGGGCTCATGGGTCCACGGTACCTATACGAACATCTGGGGCACTCGCGGCTTCCAGCTCTGGGTACCGACCGGATATCAGCCGGGGCAGGCGCTCCCGCTCGTGGTGGGTCTGCACGGCTGTCTCCAGAATCCCGATCAGTTCGCCGGCCTCTCGCGACTGAATCAAAAAGCGGACGCCGAGAAGTTCCTGGTCCTCTATCCGAACCAGTCGACGCTGGCCAATGGCACGCAGTGTTGGAACTTCATGCTCTCCAGCAACCAGGAGCGTGGCATTGGTGAGCCCTCCATCATCGTGGGCATGGTGGGCTGGGTGAAGAGTCACTACTCGGTGGATTCGCGCCGTGTGTATGTCGGAGGGGTCTCCGCGGGCGCGGTCATGACCAGCATCCTGCTGGCCTGTCACTCGGATGTATTCGCCGCCGGCATGGTAGGGGCGGGGGCGATGTACAAGGCGGCCACCACCGCCTCCGGCAGTGTCTATGCGATGGCCTTCGGCAGCATCTACGACCCGGATGATCGCGGCTATGACGCCTGGTCGTGCTCGGGCCGGCAGCGCCGGCAGGTGCCCGTGCTCGTCATCCACGGCACCGAGGACAGCGTCGTCAACCCGATCAACGGTGAGCAGACGGTGCAGCAGTTCCTGCGGACCAATGACTACGGGGACGACGGCTCCGACAACGACAGCGTGCGCTACGCGGCGACCCGCGTCGGATATGGCAGCGTGCCGGGTGGTCGCAACTACATCGTCAAGGACTACGTCTATGGCGGGAAGTTGCTCGTCCAGCAGTACGAGATCCACGGGATGGATCACGCATGGCCCGGGGGCGATGCCGCCTACCCGTTCGCGGATCCCTCGGGTCCCGACGCCACGACGATCATGTGGGACTTCCTCAAGCAGCACTCGCGCTGA
- a CDS encoding alpha/beta fold hydrolase — MPTLSLDGLSLHFEEAGEGTPVLLLHGLGSSGRDWEFVAPRLAAHHRVIVPDTRGHGRSDKPAGAYGVPLFARDIAALCDRLGLARVHVVGLSMGGMIGFQLSVDRPELVRSLVIVNSGPEVVARTLRMKLSFATRLALLKLLGPKSLAKVLAPKLFPKPEQEELRRRVVEGIGANDPDAYLRATRGLVGWSVRERLKDVSCPVLVLSSERDYTPLATKKAYVALMRDARLQELKDSGHAAPLDQPEQVAEAAKGFLRELEAQRPN, encoded by the coding sequence ATGCCCACGCTCTCGCTGGATGGACTGTCCCTTCACTTCGAGGAGGCTGGCGAGGGAACTCCCGTGCTGCTCCTGCACGGACTCGGTTCCTCCGGGCGCGATTGGGAGTTCGTCGCGCCTCGGCTCGCCGCCCACCACCGTGTCATCGTTCCTGACACCCGAGGCCATGGGCGCAGCGACAAGCCAGCGGGGGCCTATGGCGTGCCGCTCTTTGCCCGGGACATCGCCGCGTTGTGTGACCGCCTGGGCCTCGCCCGTGTCCACGTCGTCGGCCTCTCGATGGGAGGGATGATCGGCTTTCAGCTCTCGGTGGATCGGCCGGAGCTCGTGCGCAGCCTGGTCATCGTCAACAGTGGGCCGGAGGTGGTCGCCCGGACGTTGCGCATGAAGCTCTCCTTCGCGACGCGGTTGGCGTTGCTGAAGCTCCTCGGGCCGAAGAGCCTGGCGAAGGTGCTCGCTCCGAAGCTCTTCCCCAAGCCCGAGCAGGAGGAGCTCCGGCGGAGGGTGGTGGAGGGCATCGGCGCCAACGACCCGGATGCCTATCTACGGGCGACGCGGGGACTCGTTGGCTGGAGCGTCCGGGAACGCTTGAAGGACGTCTCCTGTCCTGTCCTGGTGCTCTCCTCCGAGCGCGATTACACGCCGCTGGCCACGAAGAAGGCATACGTCGCTCTCATGAGGGACGCTCGCCTCCAGGAGCTGAAGGACTCTGGCCATGCCGCGCCGCTCGATCAGCCCGAGCAGGTCGCCGAGGCGGCGAAAGGCTTCCTTCGCGAGCTCGAAGCACAACGCCCGAACTGA
- a CDS encoding cupin-like domain-containing protein, which yields MTDERQASSAPPVREWIAENLAQGVSQEALFSSLLQVGVAPEVARAELEAAAAHPAVRKVSRHLPHRVRLKSLLDTYSALYRQSPEAQGVERRARLDPVEFFERYYFQNRPVVIEGLLEDWPALRHWSPRFFADRYGDAQVEVMAGRDAEDQPDLHVSRLRTSLSMREYAARIEAARETNDIYMVARNSLLKREAFQPLLEDIRPPKGFIRPDVHVPDSVHLWFGPAGTWAALHHDHLNVLFCQVLGRKRFRLIPSFELPRAYNHQGLYSAVDPRTPDPARFPEFQRATVLDFVVGPGDALLIPVGWWHAVQALDVSISVTFVSFDLPERNTYWRNCWIGPDPDREGAAMRKVETP from the coding sequence AGGTGGGCGTGGCGCCCGAGGTGGCGCGCGCGGAGCTGGAAGCCGCCGCGGCCCATCCCGCTGTGCGCAAGGTTTCGCGCCATCTCCCACACCGGGTGCGACTGAAGTCGCTCCTGGACACCTACAGCGCGCTATACCGGCAGTCTCCCGAGGCACAGGGAGTCGAGCGTCGGGCTCGGCTCGACCCCGTCGAGTTCTTCGAGCGCTACTACTTCCAGAATCGGCCTGTGGTGATCGAAGGACTGCTCGAGGACTGGCCGGCGCTGCGGCACTGGTCGCCCAGGTTCTTCGCGGACCGATACGGAGATGCTCAGGTCGAGGTGATGGCCGGGCGGGACGCAGAGGACCAGCCGGACCTCCACGTCTCTCGCCTGAGGACCTCACTGTCGATGCGCGAGTACGCCGCGCGGATCGAGGCTGCGCGGGAGACGAACGACATCTACATGGTTGCTCGGAACAGCCTGTTGAAGCGTGAGGCGTTCCAGCCCTTGTTGGAGGACATCCGCCCGCCGAAGGGCTTCATTCGTCCTGATGTTCACGTCCCCGACAGCGTCCACCTGTGGTTCGGTCCGGCGGGCACCTGGGCCGCCCTGCATCACGACCACCTGAACGTGCTCTTCTGCCAGGTGCTGGGGCGAAAGCGCTTCCGGCTCATCCCTTCGTTCGAATTGCCCCGCGCCTACAACCATCAGGGGCTGTACAGCGCGGTGGATCCTCGGACGCCAGATCCCGCGCGCTTCCCGGAGTTCCAGCGCGCCACGGTGCTGGACTTCGTAGTGGGGCCGGGAGATGCGCTGTTGATTCCCGTGGGGTGGTGGCATGCCGTGCAGGCCCTGGATGTGAGCATCTCCGTGACGTTCGTGAGCTTTGACCTCCCCGAGAGGAACACGTACTGGCGCAACTGCTGGATCGGCCCGGATCCGGACCGCGAGGGTGCAGCCATGAGAAAGGTGGAGACTCCATGA